The following proteins come from a genomic window of Nitrospirota bacterium:
- a CDS encoding peptidylprolyl isomerase, with amino-acid sequence MPKQKPIESQTAEPASEKRVSRLAAPAPELTPKKPTETRAIIETKFGNIELRFFPDVAPNHVKNFIELAKKGFYDGTTFHRVIPGFMIQGGDPNTKDPDKSKHGMGGPGYKIKAEFNTKPHKKGTLSAARASDPDSAGSQFFICVANTPFLDGQYTVFGEVVSGIEIVDKIVNQPRDGRDHPNDRIEIKVKIVEK; translated from the coding sequence ATGCCAAAACAAAAACCAATTGAATCTCAGACTGCTGAGCCTGCTTCTGAGAAAAGAGTCAGCAGATTGGCAGCCCCTGCGCCGGAACTCACTCCTAAAAAACCAACTGAAACAAGGGCCATAATCGAGACAAAATTCGGAAATATAGAACTCAGATTTTTCCCCGATGTTGCGCCAAACCATGTGAAGAATTTTATTGAGCTTGCTAAAAAAGGGTTTTACGACGGCACAACCTTCCACCGCGTTATTCCCGGCTTTATGATTCAGGGAGGAGACCCTAATACAAAAGACCCTGACAAATCAAAGCATGGCATGGGCGGCCCCGGATATAAAATAAAGGCCGAGTTCAACACAAAGCCTCACAAAAAGGGAACTCTTTCTGCTGCTCGGGCTTCGGACCCTGACAGCGCAGGCTCACAGTTCTTCATCTGTGTTGCAAATACGCCATTTCTTGACGGCCAGTATACTGTGTTCGGCGAAGTAGTTTCAGGAATAGAAATCGTGGATAAGATTGTTAACCAGCCGAGGGACGGCAGGGACCATCCCAATGATAGGATTGAGATAAAGGTAAAGATTGTGGAGAAATAA